In Solanum lycopersicum chromosome 3, SLM_r2.1, the genomic stretch tgacatttatttcttaattgccgctaaaaataagCGGCAATTGTCAATCTTTGTATATGTCCTTAAAGTCTTTAGTGACATTGATTCTAATGACATTTAACTAATGCCGGTACAGGCTTTAGCAATCTTTATTAGTGTCAGTATTTAATGCCTCCAAAAGTAGTTTTTGTTGTAGTGCCTATTCTCCGTCAGAAGTATTTTAGTCCCGTCAACTACATATATGctaatagaagaaaaaaaaaactatttgttGCGTGATATGAGTTTGCGATAGGCTCAGATAAAGTGACAAATTCAGTGAGGATTTATATAGCCGGTGACTCTATTTATTTGGGATTAAGGCGAAGTTATTGGAGTTATTTTGGACTTATCTACATGGTTTACTAATAGAAAGCTTTTTAGAAGCAGAAAAAAGATAGTTCTGACTTCTGAAGCCACATCACAAGTGCAATCACCCCACACATTATTTGCCTTCTTTTCTGCTCATGATAATATCCAAGTTACAAGCCAAGTAAAGCAGAAACTGAAGGCCAACAGTACTCAAAATGCTACATGAAGTCATGAACCTCAGCTATTAGTTGAAGACAAAATCCAGAGCGACCTGAATGCCATCAATGTTCAGTTGCTGCATCAGTCAAGGTATCAACAGCTACAGATCCTTGTGCTTCTTCCAAAAGCTTCATTTGCCGTTCTGCATGCTCCCTTTCACAAGCACTGATACCCATAATTATGTCTAGCATCGTACCAGTTGTGCCAAAGAATACAAGGGGTGCCAAAGATTTCCGTTTAATACCCACTGGAATCGCAAGCAGGGCACCAGCTACAGAGAAAACCCATGTCCCCAGAGCACTGCAGTAATTTAAATATCAGAAGCTTCGAactagaaataaataaagacatGCTAATGACCCATATACAAGCAATCATGATTATACCAAGTTCATTAGAACAAAGTATAGCACGAATTCTATTTCTCTCACGACAGATACAAACATCACATTCACAATTTGCAGTA encodes the following:
- the LOC101261003 gene encoding uncharacterized protein, which gives rise to MAAQEEVKQLAECSVSNALGTWVFSVAGALLAIPVGIKRKSLAPLVFFGTTGTMLDIIMGISACEREHAERQMKLLEEAQGSVAVDTLTDAATEH